A section of the Mangifera indica cultivar Alphonso chromosome 12, CATAS_Mindica_2.1, whole genome shotgun sequence genome encodes:
- the LOC123193484 gene encoding shaggy-related protein kinase eta-like isoform X2 — protein sequence MADDKEMSASVVDSNDPVTGHIISTTIGGKNGEPKQTISYMAERVVGTGSFGIVFQAKCLETGETVAIKKVLQDRRYKNRELQLMRVMDHPNVISLKHCFFSTTSRNELFLNLVMEYVPESMYRVLKHYSSANQRMPLIYVKLYMYQIFRGLAYIHTVPGVCHRDLKPQNLLVDPLTHQVKICDFGSAKQLVNGETNISYICSRFYRAPELIFSATEYTTSIDIWSAGCVLAELLLGQPLFPGENAVDQLVEIIKVLGTPTREEIRCMNPNYTDFRFPQIKAHPWHKVFHKRMPPEAIDLASRLLQYSPSLRCTALEACAHPFFDELREPNVRLPNGRPLPPLFNFKHELSGASPELVNKLIPYHVKRQLGLNFLHPAGT from the exons atGGCTGACGACAAG GAAATGTCTGCTTCTGTTGTGGATTCTAATGATCCGGTCACGGGTCATATCATATCTACCACCATTGGAGGAAAAAATGGAGAGCCCAAACAG ACAATCAGCTACATGGCAGAGCGTGTTGTGGGAACCGGGTCATTTGGGATTGTTTTCCAG GCAAAATGCTTGGAAACTGGGGAGACTGTTGCGATAAAGAAGGTTTTGCAGGACAGAAGATATAAGAATCGTGAACTACAATTAATGCGAGTGATGGATCATCCGAATGTGATTTCTTTGAAACACTGCTTCTTTTCAACGACCAGTAGGAATGAACTTTTCCTCAACTTGGTAATGGAATATGTACCTGAGAGCATGTATAGAGTATTGAAGCATTACAGCAGTGCCAATCAGAGAATGCCTCTCATCTATGTAAAGCTTTACATGTATCAG attttcagaGGACTGGCATATATTCATACTGTTCCTGGAGTTTGCCATAGGGATTTGAAGCCTCAAAACCTTTTG GTTGATCCTCTTACACACCAGGTTAAGATTTGCGACTTTGGAAGTGCAAAACAGTTG GTCAATGgtgaaactaacatttcatacATATGTTCACGTTTCTATCGAGCTCCAGAACTCATATTTAGTGCTACAGAATATACAACCTCAATTGACATCTGGTCAGCTGGTTGTGTGCTTGCAGAACTTCTTTTGGGGCAG CCACTGTTTCCTGGAGAAAATGCTGTGGACCAGCTTGTAGAGATTATCAAG GTTCTTGGTACACCCACCCGAGAAGAAATTCGCTGTATGAATCCAAATTATACTGATTTTAGGTTTCCACAGATTAAAGCTCATCCCTGGCACAAG GTTTTCCACAAAAGGATGCCTCCAGAGGCAATTGATCTGGCATCTCGACTGCTTCAATATTCGCCGAGTCTTAGATGCACGGCG CTAGAAGCATGTGCACATCCTTTCTTTGACGAACTGCGCGAACCCAATGTGCGCCTACCAAACGGACGCCCTCTACCTCCTCTATTCAACTTTAAGCATGAA TTATCTGGGGCATCTCCTGAGCTTGTTAATAAGCTGATACCATACCATGTGAAACGGCAATTAGGTCTAAATTTCTTGCATCCAGCTGGGACATAG
- the LOC123193484 gene encoding shaggy-related protein kinase eta-like isoform X1 — MADDKEMSASVVDSNDPVTGHIISTTIGGKNGEPKQTISYMAERVVGTGSFGIVFQAKCLETGETVAIKKVLQDRRYKNRELQLMRVMDHPNVISLKHCFFSTTSRNELFLNLVMEYVPESMYRVLKHYSSANQRMPLIYVKLYMYQIFRGLAYIHTVPGVCHRDLKPQNLLVCFSYHEVAEGSLFVFAFLLKVTLCQQVDPLTHQVKICDFGSAKQLVNGETNISYICSRFYRAPELIFSATEYTTSIDIWSAGCVLAELLLGQPLFPGENAVDQLVEIIKVLGTPTREEIRCMNPNYTDFRFPQIKAHPWHKVFHKRMPPEAIDLASRLLQYSPSLRCTALEACAHPFFDELREPNVRLPNGRPLPPLFNFKHELSGASPELVNKLIPYHVKRQLGLNFLHPAGT; from the exons atGGCTGACGACAAG GAAATGTCTGCTTCTGTTGTGGATTCTAATGATCCGGTCACGGGTCATATCATATCTACCACCATTGGAGGAAAAAATGGAGAGCCCAAACAG ACAATCAGCTACATGGCAGAGCGTGTTGTGGGAACCGGGTCATTTGGGATTGTTTTCCAG GCAAAATGCTTGGAAACTGGGGAGACTGTTGCGATAAAGAAGGTTTTGCAGGACAGAAGATATAAGAATCGTGAACTACAATTAATGCGAGTGATGGATCATCCGAATGTGATTTCTTTGAAACACTGCTTCTTTTCAACGACCAGTAGGAATGAACTTTTCCTCAACTTGGTAATGGAATATGTACCTGAGAGCATGTATAGAGTATTGAAGCATTACAGCAGTGCCAATCAGAGAATGCCTCTCATCTATGTAAAGCTTTACATGTATCAG attttcagaGGACTGGCATATATTCATACTGTTCCTGGAGTTTGCCATAGGGATTTGAAGCCTCAAAACCTTTTGGTATGCTTCTCCTACCATGAAGTTGCTGAAGgaagtttgtttgtttttgcttttttacTGAAGGTAACGTTGTGTCAACAGGTTGATCCTCTTACACACCAGGTTAAGATTTGCGACTTTGGAAGTGCAAAACAGTTG GTCAATGgtgaaactaacatttcatacATATGTTCACGTTTCTATCGAGCTCCAGAACTCATATTTAGTGCTACAGAATATACAACCTCAATTGACATCTGGTCAGCTGGTTGTGTGCTTGCAGAACTTCTTTTGGGGCAG CCACTGTTTCCTGGAGAAAATGCTGTGGACCAGCTTGTAGAGATTATCAAG GTTCTTGGTACACCCACCCGAGAAGAAATTCGCTGTATGAATCCAAATTATACTGATTTTAGGTTTCCACAGATTAAAGCTCATCCCTGGCACAAG GTTTTCCACAAAAGGATGCCTCCAGAGGCAATTGATCTGGCATCTCGACTGCTTCAATATTCGCCGAGTCTTAGATGCACGGCG CTAGAAGCATGTGCACATCCTTTCTTTGACGAACTGCGCGAACCCAATGTGCGCCTACCAAACGGACGCCCTCTACCTCCTCTATTCAACTTTAAGCATGAA TTATCTGGGGCATCTCCTGAGCTTGTTAATAAGCTGATACCATACCATGTGAAACGGCAATTAGGTCTAAATTTCTTGCATCCAGCTGGGACATAG